One Camelus dromedarius isolate mCamDro1 chromosome 6, mCamDro1.pat, whole genome shotgun sequence genomic region harbors:
- the CD164 gene encoding sialomucin core protein 24 has protein sequence MLGLSRPLLWAAGCLAALCVLTAAQSSDLTPNVTTPTTSPTTTKIAPVTTTTHPTVTTPAPEICESRKSCVSCFNASTANTACFWIECKGRSYCSDNSTVSDCQVVNGTEFCSVPTTTPLPTSSTAKTTTLPSPSTTSTTATTTGATNTTLTPTSQPVRKSTFDAASFIGGIVLVLGVQAVIFFLYKFCKSKERNYHTL, from the exons ATGTTGGGACTCTCCCGCCCGCTGCTTTGGGCGGCCGGTTGCCTGGCCGCTCTGTGCGTGCTGACCGCGGCTCAGAGCTCCGATTTGACCCCGAACGTGACTACACCCACTACTTCACCGACGACCACCAAGATAGCCCCGGTGACGACGACGACGCATCCGACGGTCACCACTCCAGCACCTG AAATCTGTGAAAGCCGCAAAAGCTGTGTTTCCTGTTTTAATGCTAGCACTGCTAATACTGCCTGCTTTTGGATAGAATGTAAAG GTAGAAGCTATTGTTCAGATAATTCAACAGTTAGTGATTGCCAGGTGGTGAATGGCACAGAATTCTGTTCTG tgccCACTACCACACCGTTGCCAACCAGTTCTACAG CTAAAACCACAACTCTGCCTTCCCCTTCTACAACTTCCACCACAGCTACTACTACAG GTGCAACTAATACCACTTTAACTCCGACTTCACAACCTGTGAGGAAGTCAACCTTTGACGCAGCCAGTTTCATTGGAGGAATTGTCCTTGTCTTGGGTGTGcaggctgtaattttctttctctataaattcTGCAAATCTAAAGAACGAAACTACCACACTCTGTAA